The proteins below are encoded in one region of Apium graveolens cultivar Ventura chromosome 4, ASM990537v1, whole genome shotgun sequence:
- the LOC141720666 gene encoding uncharacterized protein LOC141720666, translated as MESTKQLTALLLLCMFFFSTANPILDCGSCEKPPPHHKPSPKPPTVKPPVHKPPIVKPPVVKPPVVKPPVVKPPVVKPPVVKPPVVKPPVVKPPVVKPPGIVPPVLPPGIVPPVLPPGVLPPGVLPPGVLPPGIVPPVLPPGVLPPGVLPPGIVPPVLPPGVLPPGVLPPGVLPPGIVPPVLPPGIVPPVVPPTTKPPSTPCPPGTPNPGAGPETCSVDLLKLGACVDLLGGLVHVGLGDPAIHKCCPILAGLVELEAAVCLCTTIKLKLLNINLVLPVALELLITCGKTPPPGFKCSV; from the coding sequence ATGGAGTCCACTAAACAGCTCACAGCTCTTCTTCTCCTTTGCATGTTTTTCTTTTCCACTGCTAACCCTATCCTTGACTGTGGCAGCTGTGAAAAACCCCCTCCCCATCACAAACCTTCCCCTAAACCTCCCACCGTCAAACCACCTGTCCACAAACCCCCAATTGTGAAACCCCCTGTTGTCAAACCACCTGTTGTCAAACCCCCTGTTGTCAAACCACCTGTTGTTAAACCCCCTGTTGTCAAACCGCCTGTTGTGAAACCCCCTGTAGTGAAACCACCCGTCGTCAAGCCACCAGGAATCGTACCCCCGGTTCTTCCACCCGGAATCGTACCACCAGTTCTTCCACCAGGTGTCCTTCCACCAGGTGTCCTTCCACCAGGTGTCCTACCTCCGGGCATCGTACCCCCAGTTCTTCCACCAGGTGTGCTTCCACCTGGTGTCCTTCCTCCAGGCATCGTACCCCCAGTTCTTCCACCAGGTGTCCTTCCACCAGGCGTTCTTCCACCAGGCGTCCTTCCTCCAGGAATTGTGCCGCCAGTTCTTCCACCAGGAATTGTGCCACCAGTAGTTCCACCCACGACCAAACCACCTAGTACACCTTGCCCACCAGGGACACCAAACCCAGGCGCAGGCCCGGAGACATGCTCAGTTGATTTGCTGAAACTGGGAGCATGTGTTGATCTTCTTGGTGGATTAGTGCACGTGGGGCTAGGTGATCCAGCTATACATAAATGCTGCCCCATTCTTGCTGGATTAGTTGAGCTTGAAGCTGCAGTTTGCTTGTGTACAACAATCAAACTCAAGCTTCTCAACATTAACTTAGTTCTTCCCGTAGCTCTGGAGCTCCTTATTACTTGTGGAAAAACACCTCCTCCTGGTTTCAAGTGCTCCGTCTAA